A single Thermodesulfobacteriota bacterium DNA region contains:
- a CDS encoding AAA family ATPase produces MHRKLSKIFYEVRAPRLTWNDVGGFADVKQTLREMVCLPLQKPERLARLGLERPAGVMLWGPLGVGITMLAEAAATEAGASFVYVSGQEMLGKPGEVRDAFHDAEHEAPCVLFVSDCEWLAPRAGCSYEWGSGNLRGIPPTFADPALTRVFVEEVDRIVGHPGVMLMGSCYRIDTVDQAVIKEKKRFNRKVFVPPPREADRRGILDIYMNRMPSLDPAVDRDELARRTEGYVGWDIESLCKRATLEALKADRDQVSREDFEAALGQITPWLTPDMTAKYWELHRNDCPHHYAF; encoded by the coding sequence ATGCACCGCAAGCTCTCCAAGATTTTCTACGAGGTCCGCGCGCCGCGCCTCACCTGGAACGACGTGGGGGGGTTCGCCGACGTCAAGCAGACCCTGCGCGAGATGGTCTGCCTGCCCCTCCAGAAGCCCGAGCGCCTGGCGCGACTTGGCCTGGAACGGCCGGCGGGCGTGATGCTGTGGGGCCCCCTCGGGGTGGGCATCACCATGCTCGCGGAGGCCGCCGCCACCGAGGCGGGCGCGAGCTTCGTGTACGTCTCGGGCCAGGAGATGCTGGGCAAGCCCGGGGAGGTACGCGACGCCTTCCACGACGCCGAGCACGAGGCCCCCTGCGTACTCTTCGTCTCCGACTGCGAGTGGCTCGCCCCCCGGGCCGGCTGCTCCTACGAGTGGGGTTCCGGCAACCTGCGGGGCATCCCCCCCACCTTCGCCGACCCGGCGCTCACCCGGGTCTTCGTGGAGGAGGTAGACCGGATCGTGGGGCACCCCGGGGTGATGCTCATGGGCTCGTGCTACCGCATCGACACGGTGGACCAGGCCGTCATCAAGGAGAAGAAGCGGTTCAACCGCAAGGTCTTCGTGCCCCCCCCCCGGGAGGCGGACCGCCGCGGCATCCTCGACATCTACATGAACCGGATGCCGAGCCTCGACCCGGCGGTGGACCGGGACGAGCTGGCACGGCGCACCGAAGGGTACGTGGGATGGGACATCGAGAGCCTCTGCAAGCGGGCCACCCTCGAGGCCCTCAAGGCCGACCGGGACCAGGTGAGCCGGGAGGACTTCGAGGCCGCCCTGGGCCAGATCACCCCCTGGCTCACCCCCGACATGACGGCCAAGTACTGGGAGCTCCACCGCAATGACTGCCCCCACCACTACGCCTTTTGA
- a CDS encoding formylmethanofuran dehydrogenase subunit E family protein: MTAPTTTPFEPGFFQALARLHGHRCPMSILGAHLGLAARAALGAGPGQRLTAVYRHQTCALDGIQLATGCTAGNGNLQVHRRGEHRLLLCREGSASGVEAELTEHALARGQAYGGLRAEAEAAPPGTPERLRADVALEDLLRELEAAPAEELVSVRAASAGGGP; the protein is encoded by the coding sequence ATGACTGCCCCCACCACTACGCCTTTTGAGCCCGGGTTCTTCCAGGCCCTTGCCCGCCTCCACGGCCACCGCTGCCCCATGTCGATCCTCGGGGCGCACCTGGGGCTCGCCGCCCGGGCGGCCCTGGGGGCGGGGCCGGGGCAGCGCCTGACCGCCGTCTATCGTCACCAGACCTGCGCCCTGGACGGCATCCAGCTCGCCACCGGCTGCACCGCGGGCAACGGCAACCTCCAGGTGCACCGGCGCGGCGAGCACCGCCTGCTCCTGTGTCGGGAGGGCTCCGCCTCCGGGGTGGAGGCCGAGCTCACGGAGCACGCCCTGGCCCGAGGCCAGGCCTACGGTGGGCTGAGAGCCGAAGCCGAGGCCGCGCCGCCGGGCACTCCGGAGCGGCTCCGGGCAGACGTGGCGCTGGAGGACCTCCTTCGGGAGCTGGAGGCGGCTCCCGCCGAGGAGCTGGTCTCGGTGCGGGCGGCGTCCGCCGGGGGAGGCCCCTGA
- a CDS encoding carboxypeptidase-like regulatory domain-containing protein, translating into MLLEGKVSLGGAGAEGAQVLLFAPHFHLAPEGRPEARAVSGTDGTFRLEAPPGSYLLLARRGELFSYFGRNPVRLAGQLTGVHLPLVPAHGVTRTACEPGEERMEGRVLDAGKPVAGAQVFVYLDAARGFRGPGYALSEPTGRDGAYSVPLPPGTYFAGARLRTGGPRTGALEPGDHFGVLPEFPLLLRAGECARGDIETVEVPGREQQSRFQGRFARLEGRILDGAGQPVAGVRACLYETPHLLDRPAVVSEPTGPDGRFVLETPLSGLLYLGAREALGGPPVPGERVGFYRGPRGPALEVAPGGRLADLTVVLQVTP; encoded by the coding sequence GTGCTTCTCGAGGGAAAGGTCTCCCTGGGAGGGGCAGGGGCCGAAGGCGCCCAGGTCTTGCTCTTCGCACCTCACTTCCACCTCGCCCCGGAAGGCCGCCCGGAGGCCCGGGCCGTGAGCGGCACCGATGGGACCTTCCGCCTGGAGGCGCCGCCCGGCTCCTATCTCCTGCTGGCCCGCCGGGGTGAGCTCTTCTCGTACTTCGGGCGCAACCCCGTGCGGCTCGCCGGGCAGCTCACGGGCGTGCACCTTCCCCTGGTACCGGCCCATGGGGTAACGCGAACCGCCTGCGAACCGGGAGAGGAGCGCATGGAAGGCCGGGTGCTCGACGCAGGGAAACCGGTGGCGGGCGCCCAGGTCTTCGTGTACCTGGACGCGGCGAGGGGCTTTCGGGGGCCGGGCTACGCCCTCTCGGAGCCCACCGGCCGCGACGGCGCTTACTCCGTCCCCCTGCCCCCGGGCACCTACTTCGCGGGCGCCCGGCTGCGCACCGGGGGGCCCAGGACCGGGGCACTGGAACCGGGAGACCACTTCGGCGTCCTCCCCGAGTTCCCCCTCCTCCTGCGGGCCGGCGAGTGCGCCCGCGGGGACATCGAGACCGTTGAGGTACCGGGGCGGGAGCAGCAGTCCCGCTTCCAGGGCCGTTTCGCGCGCCTGGAGGGGCGCATCCTCGACGGAGCCGGACAGCCGGTAGCGGGAGTGCGGGCCTGCCTGTACGAGACCCCCCACCTCCTGGACCGCCCCGCCGTCGTCTCGGAGCCCACGGGGCCCGACGGCCGTTTCGTCCTGGAGACCCCCCTGTCCGGGCTGTTGTACCTGGGGGCCCGGGAGGCCCTGGGGGGTCCGCCGGTCCCGGGGGAGCGGGTCGGGTTCTACCGCGGCCCCAGGGGCCCGGCCCTGGAGGTCGCCCCGGGCGGACGCCTCGCGGACCTCACCGTGGTGCTCCAGGTGACGCCGTGA
- a CDS encoding permease: MGTLWAILDVLWAEASRMAWFTLLGVTLAALIKTYQLDRKVRQYVGRAGVWGILVATAVGTLSPLCSCGILPVVIPMALAGVPLPPLMALLITSPVMDPASFVLTWGGVGEALAWWKLGGALALGLAAGLGTLALERLGLLGENLVRLKPVYTPDGQLAPAYEIACTNGFRVRTMAVIPRESKLLFFFDRFRDVGLFVGLWVGLALVFEALVQVLVPVQWVTWLVGQEGPLSVLAASAVALPLPLHQIPVVPILAGLQAKGIAPGADLAFLLAGPVTSLPAMAALAAIFRPRVLGLYVGIGLGGATLLGLLRLALS; the protein is encoded by the coding sequence GTGGGCACCCTGTGGGCGATCCTCGACGTGCTGTGGGCCGAGGCATCCCGGATGGCCTGGTTCACCCTGCTGGGGGTGACGCTGGCCGCCCTGATCAAGACCTACCAGCTCGACCGCAAGGTGCGCCAGTACGTGGGCCGGGCCGGGGTCTGGGGCATCCTCGTCGCTACGGCGGTGGGGACGCTGAGCCCCCTGTGCTCCTGCGGCATCCTGCCGGTGGTGATCCCCATGGCGCTCGCCGGGGTGCCGCTCCCGCCCCTCATGGCGCTGCTCATCACGAGCCCCGTGATGGATCCCGCGTCGTTCGTCCTCACCTGGGGAGGGGTGGGGGAGGCCCTTGCCTGGTGGAAGCTCGGGGGCGCCCTCGCCCTGGGGCTCGCCGCGGGACTGGGCACCCTTGCCCTGGAGCGCCTCGGCCTCCTGGGCGAGAATCTGGTCCGCCTCAAGCCCGTGTACACCCCCGACGGCCAGCTCGCCCCGGCTTACGAGATCGCGTGCACCAACGGGTTTCGGGTGCGCACCATGGCCGTAATCCCCCGGGAGAGCAAGCTCCTCTTCTTCTTCGACCGCTTCCGCGACGTGGGGCTCTTCGTGGGCCTGTGGGTGGGGCTCGCCCTGGTGTTCGAGGCCCTGGTCCAGGTGCTGGTGCCGGTGCAGTGGGTCACCTGGCTCGTGGGCCAGGAAGGGCCGCTCTCGGTGCTTGCCGCGAGCGCGGTGGCCCTGCCCCTGCCCCTGCATCAGATCCCGGTGGTGCCGATCCTGGCGGGCCTCCAGGCCAAGGGCATCGCGCCGGGGGCAGATCTCGCCTTCCTCCTGGCCGGACCGGTCACGAGCCTGCCCGCCATGGCGGCCCTGGCCGCCATATTCCGCCCCCGGGTGCTCGGGCTCTACGTGGGGATCGGGCTCGGCGGGGCAACTCTCCTGGGCCTCCTGCGCCTCGCCCTGTCGTGA